The following coding sequences lie in one Arachis ipaensis cultivar K30076 chromosome B05, Araip1.1, whole genome shotgun sequence genomic window:
- the LOC107644812 gene encoding E3 ubiquitin-protein ligase XBAT33 produces MGNSFGCSASGERLVSAARDGDLVEAKMLLECNPCLSKYSTFGGLNSPLHFAASKGHNEIVALLLENGADVNSRNYCGQTALMQACRYGHWEVVQTLLLFRCNVVRSDYLSGRTALHFAAVNGHVRCIRLVMADFVPSAPYEALHAPTDADIDDGSNVKSKHEQSALSKFVNKAADAGITALHMAALNGYFDCVQLLLDLNANVSAATFHYGTAMDLIGAGSTPLHYAACGGNLKCCQILLSGGASRTALNCNGWLPLDVARMWGRHWLEPILAPTSEATIPSFPPSNYLSLPLMSVLNIARESGLQSSPTSSDEIDFCAVCLERPCSVAAEGCRHELCVKCALYLCSTSNVSSEMLGPPGSIPCPLCRRGIVSFVKLPGSQARETKVNGSLGLCTPCMLHPRDINRPSFFHTPEIRKNRVASIPSEMLCPVTCSPFPSVALPLCTCNDGPCPPFEPREVEAQDESPRHSQVSSTDQDKMEGPRLEKTTCSSMFWGRRSCSREHQCNSEINA; encoded by the exons TCAACCTTTGGTGGCCTCAATTCCCCTCTTCATTTTGCAGCTTCCAAGGGCCATAACGAG ATTGTGGCTTTGTTGCTTGAGAATGGAGCTGATGTGAATTCAAGGAACTATTGCGGCCAG ACGGCTTTGATGCAAGCTTGTAGATATGGTCATTGGGAAGTTGTTCAAACCCTTCTGCTCTTCAGATGCAAT GTTGTGAGATCGGATTATCTCAGTGGAAGGACTGCTCTTCACTTTGCAGCTGTGAATGGGCATGTAAGATGCATTAGACTCGTCATGGCTGACTTTGTTCCAAGTGCTCCGTACGAGGCTTTACATGCTCCCACGGATGCTGACATTGATGACGGATCAAATGTTAAAAGCAAACATGAACAAAG CGCACTGTCCAAGTTTGTAAACAAGGCGGCTGATGCCGGTATTACAGCCCTTCATATGGCTGCCTTAAATGGCTATTTCGATTGTGTACAACTGCTTCTTGATCTCAATGCAAATGTCTCAGCTGCGACATTTCACTATGGAACGGCAATGGATTTAATAG GAGCCGGAAGCACTCCATTGCATTATGCTGCTTGTGGGGGAAATTTGAAATGCTGTCAG ATCCTCCTTTCGGGAGGTGCAAGTCGGACAGCTTTGAATTGCAATGG ATGGCTTCCACTCGATGTTGCGAGGATGTGGGGGCGTCACTGGCTTGAACCAATATTAGCACCCACTTCTGAAGCTACAATACCATCATTCCCTCCATCAAATTATTTGTCTTTGCCACTTATGAGTGTGCTCAACATAGCCAG AGAGAGTGGATTGCAATCATCTCCTACCTCTTCCGACGAAATTGATTTTTGTGCCGTTTGCCTGGAGAGGCCATGTTCAGTGGCTGCAGAAG GATGTCGACATGAGCTTTGTGTTAAATGTGCACTCTATCTTTGCTCAACAAGCAATGTTTCGTCCGAAATGCTCGGCCCGCCGGGCTCCATCCCTTGCCCTCTATGTAGACGTGGAATTGTCTCTTTTGTCAAGTTACCAGGTTCACAAGCAAGAGAGACTAAAGTCAACGGATCGCTCGGCTTATGTACTCCATGCATGCTACATCCACGTGATATAAATAGGCCATCTTTCTTTCATACACCGGAGATTCGAAAGAATCGTGTCGCTTCTATTCCTTCAGAGATGCTTTGCCCTGTGACTTGTAGTCCATTTCCATCAGTTGCACTTCCTCTATGTACCTGCAATGATGGTCCTTGTCCACCATTTGAGCCCCGAGAAGTTGAAGCTCAAGATGAATCGCCTCGTCACTCACAAGTATCATCAACGGATCAGGATAAAATGGAAGGGCcaagattggagaaaacaacaTGCTCAAGCATGTTTTGGGGTAGAAGAAGTTGCAGCAGGGAGCATCAATGCAATTCAGAGATCAACGCTTGA
- the LOC107642215 gene encoding CEN-like protein 1 yields the protein MSRSMMEPLAVGRVIGDVVDVFNPSVRMNVIYSTKQVANGHELMPSTLVPKPRVEIGGHDLRDAYTLIMTDPDAPSPSDPYLREHLHWMVVDIPGTTDASFGREIVEYESPRPMIGIHRYVFILLKQHRGRQTVSPPASREQFNTRIFSQENGLGLPVAAVYFNAQRETAARRR from the exons ATGTCTAGGAGTATGATGGAACCACTTGCTGTGGGAAGAGTGATAGGAGATGTGGTTGATGTATTCAACCCAAGTGTGAGAATGAATGTGATTTATTCCACTAAGCAAGTTGCTAATGGTCATGAGCTTATGCCTTCAACCCTTGTGCCCAAGCCTAGAGTTGAGATTGGTGGTCATGACTTAAGGGATGCTTATACCTTG ATTATGACAGACCCAGATGCTCCAAGTCCTAGTGATCCATATTTGAGGGAACATCTTCACTG GATGGTTGTAGATATTCCTGGCACCACTGATGCATCTTTTG GGAGAGAGATAGTGGAGTATGAGAGTCCAAGGCCAATGATAGGAATACACAGATATGTGTTCATATTGTTGAAGCAGCATAGAGGGAGACAAACAGTGAGTCCCCCTGCTTCGAGAGAGCAATTCAACACAAGAATCTTCTCACAGGAAAATGGCCTTGGCCTACCTGTTGCTGCTGTTTACTTCAATGCTCAAAGAGAAACTGCTGCTAGGAGAAGGTGA